One window of Chloroflexus aggregans DSM 9485 genomic DNA carries:
- a CDS encoding glycoside hydrolase family 5 protein, which translates to MKQLYSRRWPALMLIMMIIAAILAACGGEPTTTPVSNVPTAAVVATPDTTTPPTAVPTIAPAEPTAVPTTEPTAAPPEPPPVPINPDYLEFGIVGHLYYTDRDRVLQLAKNAGFDWFRQQVVWMDIEDPVKGIYGWDELDRIVEAVDRFGIKLLVNVVRSPTAYNATNGLPDDPETLANFLELMVRRYGDKIKAYEIWNEPNLAVENGGEIVPEDVGHYVEILKAAYTRIKSINPNAVVLAAASSSSGVTNPAIALSDQEFYRLMYTYNNGEVRNYFDVQAVHPGGAANPPDTLWPDNPSYIPGCKPAPDRCWNDHETHYFRHVENVRKWMEEYGMGDKEIWITEYGWATPNNTPGYEFGNYVTPEQQAEYIRSAMLRVYDNYPFVGNMFLWNINFAVLWGEQGNPNHEQAAFAILNPDWSPRLSYLRAQDTIAQIKTWQGRFVAP; encoded by the coding sequence ATGAAACAACTCTATTCTCGACGCTGGCCCGCATTGATGCTGATTATGATGATCATCGCCGCCATCCTCGCTGCCTGTGGCGGAGAACCGACGACAACGCCGGTTAGTAACGTCCCAACGGCAGCCGTCGTTGCAACCCCAGATACCACGACCCCACCAACCGCTGTTCCAACCATCGCCCCTGCCGAGCCGACTGCCGTCCCAACGACTGAACCAACGGCAGCCCCACCGGAGCCGCCCCCCGTCCCGATTAACCCCGACTACCTTGAGTTCGGGATCGTCGGTCACCTGTATTACACCGACCGTGACCGCGTGTTACAACTGGCAAAGAACGCCGGCTTCGACTGGTTCCGCCAGCAGGTAGTCTGGATGGACATTGAGGACCCGGTGAAGGGTATTTATGGCTGGGATGAGCTGGATCGGATAGTGGAAGCCGTAGACCGCTTCGGCATCAAGCTGTTGGTTAACGTAGTACGCTCCCCAACAGCCTACAACGCTACCAATGGTCTGCCTGATGATCCAGAGACGTTAGCCAACTTTCTCGAGCTTATGGTCCGCCGCTACGGCGATAAGATTAAGGCGTATGAGATCTGGAACGAACCGAATCTCGCTGTTGAGAACGGCGGTGAAATTGTCCCAGAGGATGTTGGTCACTATGTTGAGATCCTCAAAGCGGCGTATACCCGGATCAAATCAATCAATCCGAATGCCGTCGTGCTCGCTGCAGCTTCGTCATCGAGTGGGGTAACCAACCCGGCCATCGCGCTCTCCGATCAAGAGTTTTACCGCTTGATGTACACCTACAACAACGGCGAAGTGCGTAACTATTTCGACGTGCAAGCCGTCCACCCCGGTGGTGCAGCTAACCCACCCGATACACTTTGGCCGGATAACCCAAGCTACATCCCCGGCTGCAAACCGGCCCCCGATCGCTGTTGGAACGACCACGAAACGCACTACTTCCGCCACGTCGAAAATGTGCGTAAGTGGATGGAAGAGTACGGGATGGGTGATAAGGAGATTTGGATTACCGAGTATGGTTGGGCAACACCGAACAATACGCCGGGCTATGAGTTTGGGAACTATGTGACGCCGGAACAGCAGGCCGAGTACATTCGCTCGGCAATGCTGCGGGTGTACGATAATTATCCGTTTGTCGGCAATATGTTCCTCTGGAATATCAACTTTGCCGTACTCTGGGGAGAACAAGGTAATCCTAATCACGAGCAAGCTGCGTTTGCCATCCTCAACCCTGACTGGAGTCCACGATTGTCGTATTTGCGTGCACAAGACACCATTGCCCAAATTAAGACGTGGCAGGGTCGCTTTGTGGCACCATAA
- a CDS encoding PH domain-containing protein: MQQWRPISTTRRWLGLILATLSLAGAGWLIFHLSTVLVGPPELWPIDGWLYLQAVLALSLIIIAGVLLYRTAAALTLRYTIDRNGLYIQWLGSRAVIPLNLIDRIEQGALAIGDWRMALAGIGYYHGRVTAIDGTVIHRFTTRPLAESLVVYAGSEAYAISPHDPTGFIQELEQRRRLGSIQSLTPGIDVARFLVYDFWADPINRQILIGTLLLNLLLFGLIAVMYPSLPLQIEWRGDQIGASAELVPRIRIFLLPIAATFIALFNLIGGLIVYRRSALAARLWQSFSLGAQIFFIIAAVAVLGS; this comes from the coding sequence ATGCAACAATGGCGTCCCATCAGTACAACCCGCCGCTGGCTTGGTCTCATACTCGCCACGCTGAGTCTGGCAGGGGCCGGCTGGTTGATCTTCCACCTGAGCACAGTCCTCGTCGGGCCTCCCGAACTCTGGCCGATTGATGGCTGGCTGTACCTTCAAGCAGTGCTGGCGTTAAGCTTGATTATTATCGCCGGTGTCTTACTTTATCGGACGGCAGCTGCACTCACGCTTCGCTACACTATCGACCGCAATGGTTTATACATCCAGTGGCTAGGAAGTCGAGCGGTTATCCCGCTCAACCTCATCGACCGTATCGAGCAAGGGGCGTTGGCTATCGGCGATTGGCGCATGGCGCTTGCCGGTATTGGCTATTATCACGGTCGTGTAACGGCAATTGACGGTACTGTCATTCATCGTTTTACGACACGCCCCTTGGCCGAATCGCTAGTCGTGTATGCGGGTAGCGAAGCCTACGCTATCTCGCCACACGACCCAACCGGTTTTATCCAAGAACTTGAACAACGGCGACGGTTAGGCAGCATTCAGTCGCTGACGCCGGGAATTGACGTTGCCCGCTTTTTGGTCTACGACTTCTGGGCCGACCCGATTAACCGCCAGATCCTGATTGGTACTTTGCTCCTTAACCTGCTACTCTTCGGGTTGATCGCCGTGATGTATCCCTCACTCCCGTTGCAGATCGAATGGCGTGGTGATCAGATTGGCGCCTCGGCTGAACTCGTCCCTCGCATTCGGATCTTTCTCTTACCAATAGCCGCCACGTTCATTGCTCTTTTCAACTTAATCGGCGGTCTCATCGTCTACCGACGCAGTGCCTTAGCTGCACGCCTCTGGCAGAGTTTTTCGTTAGGTGCGCAGATCTTCTTCATCATTGCGGCTGTTGCCGTGTTAGGTTCGTAA
- a CDS encoding putative sugar nucleotidyl transferase, translated as MTIILFEDERWPYFATLVQARPIFELRCGAFTTRERVIALLGRPAYGLARSHLMPHFGPAGGLAELLATSDPILVVNGRSLNLEWITALACEPINTAYILGETLLGAKVSPALASAIIYYLRKQQAAAARDELFRFARIVEPQVTDALLEYPWDLITKAGEQLLRDEPILARRLPLFTADQPHVITHGRRVYVDPAAQLIGPVVLDSRDGPVFIEAAQIEPFSYIQGPAYIGSGTLIASARIRAETCLGPVCRVGGEVEASIIQGYSNKHHDGFLGHSWLGEWVNIGAMTTNSDLKNNYGSVRVFLEGIGQIDTGILKLGCFLADHVKLGIGLHLTGGTMIGTGSNVFGMHSAPKNVPHFTWGGEVFREYRIDTMISVARIVMARRKRELTPSYEHVLRKAFELTQSSRDGLG; from the coding sequence ATGACCATCATCCTATTTGAAGACGAACGTTGGCCCTATTTCGCTACACTCGTGCAGGCCCGCCCGATCTTCGAGCTACGCTGCGGCGCATTCACTACCCGTGAACGGGTCATTGCCCTGCTTGGCCGACCAGCCTATGGTCTGGCTCGTTCCCATCTGATGCCACACTTCGGACCGGCAGGCGGGTTAGCCGAACTGCTTGCCACCAGCGATCCGATCTTGGTTGTGAATGGACGATCCCTCAATCTCGAATGGATAACGGCGCTTGCGTGTGAACCGATCAATACCGCATATATCTTAGGCGAGACGCTGCTCGGCGCTAAAGTATCACCTGCGTTAGCCAGTGCGATTATCTACTACCTGCGTAAACAGCAAGCTGCTGCCGCTCGTGACGAACTCTTTCGCTTTGCCCGTATCGTCGAGCCACAGGTAACTGACGCATTACTTGAATATCCGTGGGATTTAATCACCAAAGCCGGTGAGCAACTTCTCCGCGACGAGCCGATCTTAGCCCGCCGCTTACCACTCTTCACCGCCGATCAGCCGCACGTCATCACCCATGGGCGGCGCGTCTACGTCGATCCGGCAGCACAGCTAATCGGGCCGGTCGTGCTCGATAGTCGCGATGGGCCGGTGTTCATCGAGGCAGCCCAGATTGAGCCGTTTAGCTACATTCAAGGACCGGCCTACATCGGATCAGGCACCCTCATCGCTAGTGCCCGTATTCGTGCCGAAACCTGCCTCGGTCCGGTCTGTCGGGTTGGTGGCGAAGTTGAAGCCTCAATTATTCAAGGCTATTCTAATAAGCATCACGATGGCTTTCTCGGCCATAGCTGGCTGGGCGAATGGGTGAATATCGGAGCTATGACCACCAACTCCGATCTGAAGAATAATTACGGTTCAGTGCGGGTCTTCCTTGAAGGGATCGGCCAAATCGACACCGGGATTCTCAAGTTGGGCTGCTTTCTCGCCGATCACGTCAAACTAGGCATTGGCCTACATCTAACCGGTGGTACGATGATCGGAACCGGTTCAAACGTCTTTGGGATGCATAGCGCTCCAAAAAATGTTCCCCATTTTACATGGGGTGGCGAGGTGTTTCGCGAATACCGTATCGATACGATGATCAGTGTCGCACGAATCGTGATGGCCCGCCGGAAACGTGAACTCACTCCGAGTTATGAACATGTATTACGCAAAGCGTTCGAGCTAACCCAATCGAGTCGTGATGGGTTAGGGTGA
- the rpsF gene encoding 30S ribosomal protein S6 — protein sequence MRDRRREYELVIIINPLYANEEGITANIDRIKQTVEQLGGQVNTVSQSSPWGRRKLAYPIREYVVGEASRRKFTEGYYVFFTLTLNASKVAELDRAIRLNDNILRHLLVLVENATTQAAPIEPEESAAEAEPALSDE from the coding sequence GTGCGCGATCGTCGTCGAGAGTACGAGCTTGTCATCATTATTAACCCGTTGTATGCCAACGAAGAGGGCATTACCGCCAACATCGACCGGATTAAGCAGACGGTCGAGCAACTCGGTGGGCAGGTCAATACGGTAAGCCAATCGTCACCGTGGGGTCGGCGCAAACTTGCTTACCCGATCCGCGAGTACGTCGTTGGTGAAGCGAGCCGGCGTAAATTCACCGAAGGGTATTACGTCTTCTTTACCCTCACCCTCAACGCATCCAAAGTCGCCGAGCTTGACCGCGCTATTCGCTTGAACGATAACATCCTGCGTCATTTGCTGGTATTGGTCGAGAATGCGACGACACAAGCTGCACCGATCGAGCCAGAAGAGTCAGCGGCAGAAGCAGAACCAGCGCTGAGTGACGAGTAA
- a CDS encoding response regulator → MPPTIMIVEDESATRRLYRFLLQNSGYNVIEAEDGIDALEKLAVQECDVIITDMNMPRMGGIELVRTLRQNHSQVYVIMVTAYGAPDTEKTALRIGVNEYLTKPFDFDELERRVQNYFSRRKQDGS, encoded by the coding sequence GTGCCACCCACGATTATGATTGTTGAGGATGAATCTGCTACCCGTCGGTTATACCGATTTCTCTTGCAGAATAGCGGTTACAACGTGATCGAAGCCGAAGACGGTATCGATGCGCTTGAGAAGTTGGCAGTGCAAGAATGTGATGTCATTATTACCGATATGAATATGCCACGTATGGGTGGCATCGAACTGGTGCGTACTCTTCGCCAAAATCATTCGCAGGTCTATGTGATTATGGTTACGGCTTACGGCGCTCCTGATACGGAGAAGACCGCGCTACGCATCGGTGTTAACGAATATTTAACCAAGCCCTTCGACTTCGATGAACTTGAGCGACGTGTGCAGAATTATTTCTCACGACGCAAACAAGACGGTTCGTAA
- a CDS encoding single-stranded DNA-binding protein: MARDLNKVSIIGRLGADPEFRYTAAGTPVATFRVATSRQWRDPNGHLHEETEWFHVVAWNRLAEICHQYLSRGARVYIEGRLQTRTWEDAQSGQQRSRVEVIAQDMILLESRESRSDDPPRPPRREPPPDIGDDDIPF; encoded by the coding sequence ATGGCGCGAGACTTAAATAAGGTATCGATCATTGGTCGCCTTGGCGCCGACCCAGAATTTCGTTATACCGCCGCCGGCACCCCGGTCGCCACATTTCGGGTAGCTACCAGCCGCCAGTGGCGAGATCCGAATGGTCATCTGCACGAGGAAACCGAATGGTTTCACGTTGTGGCTTGGAATCGATTAGCCGAAATCTGTCATCAATACCTTAGTCGTGGAGCGCGGGTTTATATCGAAGGTCGCTTGCAAACACGCACATGGGAAGACGCTCAGAGTGGACAACAACGCTCACGAGTCGAAGTCATCGCCCAAGATATGATCTTGCTCGAATCGCGTGAGTCGCGATCTGACGATCCACCACGCCCACCACGCCGTGAACCACCACCAGATATCGGTGATGATGATATTCCGTTTTAG
- a CDS encoding glycoside hydrolase family protein: MTRRIVAALGILVLAVSLLTWPQPGAAQGGVPDTYPPYQARYFPETGHSAVNWFLETWKNTPNALFILGYPISEPFIEESFTEPGKFYRVQYFERAILEEHPENFGTQNNRYYILGRLLGRRLVEGRENEPPFQRVPDPGDGTWFAQTGHTLRDSPAPFRTFWLNNGGLEVFGYPLSEQFQERNQATGEIYWVQYFERQRMEWHPDEPDPRYRILLGLLGNEYRDLRHRNNPAFNYRPADQALPRQFIYGFNAHLYGQGTAWQDRNRVLQMSRDAGIYWIRQQVRWMDLHDRSGAIYWAELDDIVADANRQGVNLLLSVVAAPSWATANGSNGMPRRENFKDFAHFMGEMAKRYKGRVQAYQIWNEQNRACENGGDCARDGGVGGRVADASYYVDLLEVAYKAIKANDPMAIVVSGAPTSTETNNPNIALSDTSYMRSMASNPKFRANVDAIGVHPGGHYNPPDTLWPDRPGPGPQWRTSREFYFRRIEDIRNVLVENGLADKQIWITEFGWATRNNTPGYEYGNSISFDQQAEWIVRAFQIGRREYAPWVGAMFLWNLNFAVPWRAQGNELHEQASFGVINGDWSPRPAWYAIQAMPKN, translated from the coding sequence ATGACACGAAGGATCGTTGCAGCACTGGGGATACTGGTACTTGCAGTATCACTGCTTACGTGGCCTCAGCCCGGAGCAGCCCAGGGCGGTGTGCCTGACACCTATCCACCGTATCAAGCCCGTTACTTTCCCGAAACCGGGCATAGCGCGGTCAATTGGTTTTTAGAGACGTGGAAGAACACTCCGAATGCACTGTTTATATTGGGGTATCCGATTTCAGAACCGTTTATTGAGGAAAGCTTTACCGAGCCGGGTAAATTCTACCGTGTTCAGTACTTCGAGCGGGCTATTCTCGAAGAGCATCCCGAAAATTTTGGCACCCAGAACAATCGTTACTACATCCTGGGTCGTCTACTCGGTCGGCGGCTCGTTGAGGGTCGTGAAAATGAGCCACCCTTCCAGCGCGTACCCGACCCTGGCGATGGCACGTGGTTCGCCCAGACCGGCCACACCTTACGCGACAGTCCGGCCCCATTCCGCACTTTCTGGCTGAACAACGGTGGCCTTGAAGTGTTCGGCTACCCGCTCTCCGAGCAATTCCAAGAACGTAATCAGGCAACCGGTGAGATCTACTGGGTGCAATACTTTGAGCGCCAACGTATGGAATGGCACCCCGACGAGCCTGATCCGCGCTACCGGATACTGCTCGGCCTGCTGGGGAACGAGTATCGAGACCTACGCCACCGTAACAATCCGGCGTTCAACTATCGCCCAGCTGATCAGGCGCTACCACGTCAGTTTATCTACGGTTTCAACGCTCATCTCTATGGTCAGGGCACGGCCTGGCAAGATCGCAACCGGGTTTTGCAGATGAGCCGCGACGCCGGTATCTACTGGATTCGCCAGCAGGTACGTTGGATGGATTTGCACGACCGTTCGGGCGCAATTTACTGGGCTGAACTCGACGACATTGTGGCCGACGCCAACCGACAGGGCGTCAATCTCTTGCTTAGCGTGGTAGCCGCACCCAGTTGGGCAACAGCAAACGGTAGCAACGGTATGCCGCGACGCGAGAACTTCAAGGATTTCGCCCATTTCATGGGCGAGATGGCCAAACGCTACAAGGGTCGGGTACAGGCCTACCAAATTTGGAACGAGCAAAACCGCGCCTGCGAAAACGGTGGCGACTGCGCACGCGATGGTGGGGTTGGCGGTCGCGTAGCCGATGCGAGCTATTACGTCGACCTGCTGGAAGTTGCTTACAAGGCGATCAAGGCTAACGATCCTATGGCGATTGTAGTCAGTGGCGCGCCAACTAGCACCGAGACCAACAACCCCAATATTGCCCTGAGCGATACGTCATACATGCGCTCGATGGCGTCCAATCCCAAGTTCCGCGCCAATGTCGATGCAATTGGCGTACATCCGGGAGGGCATTACAATCCACCTGACACGCTCTGGCCCGACCGGCCTGGCCCCGGCCCCCAATGGCGAACCAGCCGTGAATTCTACTTCCGCCGCATCGAGGACATTCGCAACGTGCTGGTTGAGAACGGCTTAGCCGACAAGCAGATCTGGATTACCGAGTTTGGGTGGGCAACACGCAACAACACCCCTGGCTACGAGTACGGTAATTCAATCTCGTTCGATCAACAGGCCGAGTGGATCGTGCGAGCCTTCCAGATCGGTCGCCGTGAGTATGCGCCATGGGTTGGGGCAATGTTCCTTTGGAACCTAAACTTTGCCGTACCGTGGCGAGCACAAGGTAATGAGTTACACGAACAGGCATCATTCGGTGTGATCAATGGCGATTGGAGTCCACGTCCGGCATGGTACGCAATCCAAGCAATGCCCAAAAACTAG
- a CDS encoding nucleotidyltransferase family protein, whose amino-acid sequence MKIVGLLLAAGQSSRMGQPKQLLLWKNRPLVAHIAHEALNSQLDGLTVVIGAAGEHVQAALRDLPVTIVSNPAYAAGLSTSLAAGLRALPSDTTAAMILLVDQPLVTSRLINDLIAAYRAIPTALALVPMYQGQRGNPVIVGAPLFAELQTLQGDTGARTVFQRYTDQIIWYQTDDPAVITDTDTPEAWQALNP is encoded by the coding sequence ATGAAGATCGTCGGTCTCTTGCTTGCTGCCGGTCAATCGTCGCGGATGGGGCAACCGAAACAGTTATTACTGTGGAAAAACCGGCCATTGGTTGCCCACATCGCTCACGAAGCGCTCAACAGTCAACTCGATGGACTAACCGTAGTGATCGGTGCAGCCGGCGAACATGTACAAGCTGCGCTGCGCGATCTACCGGTAACGATTGTCTCCAATCCGGCCTACGCTGCAGGACTCAGTACATCGCTCGCAGCCGGTCTCCGCGCTTTACCCTCCGATACAACGGCAGCGATGATCTTGCTCGTCGATCAACCTCTCGTCACCAGCCGTCTCATCAACGATCTTATCGCTGCCTATCGGGCTATACCTACAGCTCTTGCGCTCGTTCCAATGTACCAAGGCCAACGTGGCAACCCGGTCATTGTCGGCGCACCACTCTTTGCCGAATTACAAACGCTCCAAGGCGACACCGGCGCACGCACCGTCTTCCAGCGCTATACCGACCAGATCATCTGGTATCAAACCGACGATCCGGCTGTTATCACCGATACCGACACCCCAGAAGCGTGGCAAGCCCTGAATCCCTAG
- a CDS encoding peptidylprolyl isomerase, translated as MSQTPKSPRSAPTPAQSPAPRRPSRRRLEEERRQRLVIIVTASALAIALLAVVIGVIYEQVWIPSRPVAQVGSITLTRSDYWREQRLAYARQIYQNFQLLDLFGNNPQIAQQFQGRSIVIDQQIRTLRRAEINEQTVSEWIDRQIKQRASTEFGITIGDDEIMQTAVADLAFIFLPALPEPTPTPDANATPVPTVDPSATATPEPTATPSPTPGGPTPTPEPSPTLIPTSTPVPTPLPEEARVQFDQIVDEIYRRYELELIVSETKPELSKEEFRMALMEQYRDRLLNERIQAQLVPEDGFTYSTEPERVTARQILIAVKPPAEATPEQIEAAFAAALPTAQELVTQLRNGADFAALAAERSDDPGSRDNGGDIGSFDRNGFADNGATYPPELVAAAFALPVNQISDPVRTQFGWHILEVTNRIVPSEADQLQKARTKALDEWIAEQRAKADIRRFPEPTPTPTLFPTESVPTPVPTYLPGPPTPFPTPTLAPTIEITPETTPEPTATPTATATP; from the coding sequence ATGTCACAAACACCGAAGTCGCCCCGAAGCGCGCCAACGCCGGCTCAGTCCCCTGCGCCGCGCCGCCCATCGCGCCGCCGTCTTGAAGAAGAACGTCGTCAGCGTCTCGTAATCATTGTTACGGCGAGTGCATTAGCGATCGCATTGCTCGCCGTCGTGATCGGCGTTATTTACGAACAGGTTTGGATCCCAAGCCGACCGGTGGCCCAAGTTGGTTCCATCACTCTTACCCGCAGTGATTACTGGCGTGAACAACGGCTTGCTTACGCCCGTCAAATCTACCAAAACTTTCAACTGCTCGATCTGTTTGGTAACAATCCCCAAATTGCCCAACAATTTCAGGGCCGTAGCATTGTGATCGATCAGCAGATCCGTACTTTGCGCCGTGCCGAAATCAATGAACAAACGGTTTCGGAGTGGATCGATCGCCAGATCAAGCAGCGTGCTAGTACTGAGTTTGGAATTACGATCGGCGATGACGAAATAATGCAAACAGCCGTCGCCGATCTGGCATTTATCTTCCTCCCTGCGCTCCCTGAACCCACTCCAACTCCTGACGCCAACGCGACGCCGGTACCAACCGTCGATCCCTCGGCAACGGCCACTCCTGAACCAACTGCAACTCCATCTCCAACACCCGGTGGCCCAACACCAACGCCGGAGCCTTCGCCAACGCTGATCCCAACGAGTACCCCCGTACCAACACCGCTACCTGAAGAGGCACGAGTGCAGTTCGACCAGATCGTTGACGAGATCTACCGTCGCTATGAGCTTGAATTGATCGTCAGCGAAACAAAGCCGGAGTTGAGCAAGGAAGAGTTCCGTATGGCACTGATGGAACAGTACCGCGACCGCCTTCTCAACGAACGGATTCAAGCTCAGCTCGTGCCTGAAGATGGTTTTACGTACAGTACCGAACCAGAACGAGTAACGGCGCGGCAAATTTTGATCGCGGTGAAACCACCGGCGGAAGCAACACCTGAACAGATTGAAGCTGCTTTCGCTGCTGCCTTACCCACTGCGCAAGAGCTGGTCACCCAGTTACGCAACGGTGCCGATTTTGCGGCGTTGGCCGCGGAACGCTCCGACGATCCCGGTTCGCGTGATAATGGCGGCGATATTGGTTCCTTCGATCGCAATGGCTTTGCCGACAATGGTGCCACATATCCACCAGAACTGGTCGCAGCCGCTTTCGCTTTACCGGTTAACCAGATCAGCGATCCGGTGCGCACGCAGTTCGGTTGGCATATCCTCGAAGTAACCAATCGAATCGTTCCATCTGAGGCCGACCAGCTACAAAAGGCACGGACGAAGGCTCTTGATGAATGGATCGCCGAACAGCGGGCAAAAGCCGATATCCGACGCTTCCCCGAACCAACGCCAACACCAACGCTCTTCCCAACGGAGTCGGTCCCGACGCCGGTTCCAACGTACCTACCCGGCCCACCGACGCCATTCCCAACGCCGACGTTGGCGCCGACGATTGAAATAACGCCGGAAACGACACCAGAACCAACGGCAACACCAACTGCTACCGCAACACCGTAA
- a CDS encoding HD domain-containing phosphohydrolase — MADYEPSSSTRPRILVVEDEITIREFCRLLLRREYDVAVAEHGQAAIELLNIQPFDLVVTDLQMPHLDGLALVQYLRTHCLETDVIVMTAHATVETAREALKLGALDYISKPVDAEQLQKTIRTALELRRVRHEKERLSDLVLMYQFSQAIATSLDIAEQTDRLLEFIIRRFAPIHIGLSLIDTDGEILVALTGAAKHEHLPITAFDEEQLRTTHHQLINVPPVPADRLLEVVLRSRDRPIGMLTLGRSESQPVFDAAERHLIEVFASQAAVALDNARLYHALKDQHEQTIAALVGAIEARDSYTYGHSRQVTRYAVKLARELGLSDTEIEQIHYAGLLHDIGKIGVRDDILLKPGPLTAEELLVMQSHPEIGVRILAQIRGLRDVLPIIAAHHERVDGNGYPRGLRGKEIPLGARILAVADAFEALTADRAYRAALDAEQALQILQRGRGIHWDAHIVDAFIRLMHRERLWEQAPRLRQAALMQTPITQA, encoded by the coding sequence ATGGCGGATTACGAACCCTCCTCTTCCACCCGCCCACGGATCCTCGTTGTTGAAGATGAAATTACTATCCGTGAGTTCTGTCGTCTCCTCCTTCGACGTGAGTACGACGTTGCCGTTGCCGAACATGGTCAAGCCGCCATCGAGCTGCTGAACATCCAGCCCTTCGACCTCGTCGTAACCGATCTCCAGATGCCCCACCTCGACGGTCTCGCGTTGGTACAGTACCTGCGTACCCACTGTCTGGAAACTGACGTAATCGTCATGACCGCCCATGCGACGGTCGAAACGGCCCGTGAGGCGCTCAAACTCGGTGCCCTCGATTATATCTCCAAGCCGGTTGATGCCGAACAGTTGCAGAAGACAATCCGCACCGCGCTTGAGTTGCGCCGGGTACGTCACGAAAAGGAGCGCCTCTCCGATTTGGTCCTGATGTATCAGTTTAGTCAAGCGATCGCTACCTCGCTCGATATTGCCGAACAAACTGACCGCTTGCTCGAATTTATTATTCGACGCTTCGCTCCCATCCACATCGGCTTGTCGCTGATCGACACTGATGGCGAAATCTTAGTGGCACTTACCGGCGCGGCAAAGCACGAACATTTACCAATTACCGCCTTCGACGAAGAGCAACTGCGGACTACCCATCACCAACTAATCAACGTGCCACCGGTACCCGCCGACCGATTGTTGGAAGTGGTACTGCGCAGCCGTGATCGACCGATCGGTATGCTCACCCTTGGCCGTTCTGAGTCACAACCGGTCTTTGATGCCGCCGAACGTCATCTCATAGAAGTATTTGCCTCACAGGCTGCGGTGGCTCTCGATAATGCACGACTCTACCACGCCCTCAAAGATCAACACGAGCAAACCATCGCTGCTCTGGTCGGAGCCATTGAGGCGCGTGACTCGTATACATACGGCCATTCTCGTCAAGTAACGCGCTATGCAGTGAAGCTGGCGCGCGAATTAGGGTTGAGCGATACCGAAATCGAACAGATTCATTACGCCGGCTTACTCCACGACATTGGCAAAATCGGTGTACGCGATGACATCTTGCTCAAGCCCGGCCCCCTCACCGCAGAAGAACTGCTCGTCATGCAGAGCCATCCTGAGATCGGTGTTCGCATTCTCGCTCAAATTCGTGGACTGCGTGATGTATTGCCGATTATCGCTGCCCATCACGAACGGGTTGATGGTAACGGGTATCCACGTGGCCTGCGCGGCAAAGAGATTCCACTAGGTGCCCGCATCTTAGCCGTCGCCGATGCTTTCGAGGCACTGACCGCCGATCGTGCCTACCGAGCAGCCCTCGATGCCGAACAGGCTCTGCAAATCCTGCAACGTGGGCGCGGGATCCATTGGGACGCGCACATTGTTGATGCGTTTATCCGCCTAATGCACCGCGAGCGATTGTGGGAACAAGCACCACGCCTGCGCCAAGCGGCTCTAATGCAAACACCCATCACCCAAGCATAA